A single window of Pyrus communis chromosome 10, drPyrComm1.1, whole genome shotgun sequence DNA harbors:
- the LOC137747185 gene encoding beta-glucosidase 12-like isoform X1, which yields MAMHDLGSLLLCVLLLNGFALTNTKAAKPDKPIVCNSLDRTKFDALKPGFVFGGSTAAYQVEGAWNVDGRGPSIWDTFTHNHPEKIDDRSNGDVAIDQYHLYKKDVAIMKDMKLDAYRFSISWPRLLPNGTLSGGVNRKGIEYYDNLINELLRNGIQPFVTIFHWDVPQALEDAYGGFLSPRIVDDFKDYAELCFSLFGDRVKHWITLNEPYTISNHGYTIGMYAPGRCSAWQDPTCLGGDSGTEPYLVTHYQLLAHAAAVKVYKDKFQAYQNGVIGITLLSHWFEPASDAKEDIDAANRAMDFMFGWFMDPITRGDYPYTMQGLVKERLPKFTEEESKMLTGSFDFVGLNYYTALYATDVPKNYSKPASYLYDPHVITLTERDGIPIGPQAASDWLYVYPKGIHDFILYTKNKYGDPIIYITENGVDEFNDSNLSLDDALHDPFRIDYYNRHLCYVHAAIKKGSNVKGYFAWAILDNFQWSEGYTVRFGINYVDFDGLQRYPKNSTHWFTNFLKKRKGSSNILANNVGDTDFLYQV from the exons ATGGCAATGCATGATTTAGGCTCTTTGCTCTTGTGTGTCTTGCTACTCAATGGCTTTGCATTGACAAACACCAAAGCTGCTAAGCCAGATAAACCCATTGTCTGTAACTCACTTGACAGGACCAAGTTTGATGCTCTAAAACCAGGGTTCGTCTTTGGTGGATCTACAGCAGCTTACCAG GTAGAAGGTGCATGGAACGTAGATGGTAGAGGACCAAGCATATGGGACACCTTCACCCACAACCATCCAG AAAAAATCGATGATCGCAGCAATGGAGATGTCGCCATTGATCAATACCACCTCTATAAG AAAGATGTAGCAATTATGAAGGATATGAAGTTGGATGCTTATAGGTTCTCTATCTCATGGCCCAGATTGTTACCAA ATGGCACGCTGAGTGGGGGTGTCAACAGGAAGGGAATTGAATACTACGACAATCTCATCAATGAACTCCTTCGCAATG GCATACAGCCATTTGTGACAATCTTTCACTGGGATGTTCCCCAAGCGTTAGAAGATGCATATGGTGGTTTCTTAAGCCCTCGTATTGT CGATGACTTTAAAGACTACgcagaactttgtttttcactttttggTGATCGAGTGAAGCACTGGATCACATTGAATGAACCATATACCATCAGTAACCATGGTTATACAATCGGGATGTACGCACCGGGACGATGCTCTGCTTGGCAAGACCCAACCTGCCTTGGTGGAGATTCGGGTACTGAACCCTATTTGGTAACACACTACCAACTCCTTGCTCATGCAGCTGCTGTAAAAGTGTACAAAGATAAATTTCAG GCATATCAAAATGGGGTGATAGGAATAACACTATTGTCACATTGGTTTGAGCCTGCCTCAGATGCAAAGGAAGATATAGATGCTGCAAATCGAGCTATGGATTTTATGTTTGGATG GTTTATGGATCCAATTACAAGAGGGGACTACCCGTACACCATGCAAGGCCTTGTTAAAGAACGATTGCCAAAATTCACGGAAGAAGAATCCAAGATGTTAACTGggtcttttgattttgttggattgaaCTATTATACTGCTCTATATGCAACTGATGTACCTAAGAATTATTCTAAACCTGCAAGTTACTTATACGATCCACATGTTATTACACTGA CTGAACGTGATGGCATTCCTATTGGTCCTCAG GCTGCTTCAGACTGGTTATATGTTTATCCGAAAGGAATTCACGATTTTATACTCTACACGAAGAATAAGTATGGTGATCCAATCATTTACATTACTGAGAATG GCGTTGATGAGTTCAATGATTCCAACTTATCACTAGATGATGCCCTCCATGATCCATTTAGGATTGACTACTACAATCGCCACCTTTGTTACGTTCATGCAGCAATCAA GAAGGGTAGTAATGTGAAAGGATACTTTGCATGGGCAATTTTAGACAACTTTCAATGGAGTGAAGGCTACACAGTTCGATTTGGTATTAACTATGTGGATTTTGACGGACTCCAAAGGTACCCAAAAAATTCGACCCATTGGTTCACAAATTTCCTCAAGAAGCGCAAGGGAAGTTCAAATATTTTGGCCAATAATGTTGGAGACACTGATTTTCTCTATCAAGTGTAA
- the LOC137747185 gene encoding cyanogenic beta-glucosidase-like isoform X2, which produces MAMHDLGSLLLCVLLLNGFALTNTKAAKPDKPIVCNSLDRTKFDALKPGFVFGGSTAAYQVEGAWNVDGRGPSIWDTFTHNHPEKIDDRSNGDVAIDQYHLYKKDVAIMKDMKLDAYRFSISWPRLLPNGTLSGGVNRKGIEYYDNLINELLRNGIQPFVTIFHWDVPQALEDAYGGFLSPRIVDDFKDYAELCFSLFGDRVKHWITLNEPYTISNHGYTIGMYAPGRCSAWQDPTCLGGDSGTEPYLVTHYQLLAHAAAVKVYKDKFQAYQNGVIGITLLSHWFEPASDAKEDIDAANRAMDFMFGWFMDPITRGDYPYTMQGLVKERLPKFTEEESKMLTGSFDFVGLNYYTALYATDVPKNYSKPASYLYDPHVITLTERDGIPIGPQAASDWLYVYPKGIHDFILYTKNKYGDPIIYITENGVDEFNDSNLSLDDALHDPFRIDYYNRHLCYVHAAIK; this is translated from the exons ATGGCAATGCATGATTTAGGCTCTTTGCTCTTGTGTGTCTTGCTACTCAATGGCTTTGCATTGACAAACACCAAAGCTGCTAAGCCAGATAAACCCATTGTCTGTAACTCACTTGACAGGACCAAGTTTGATGCTCTAAAACCAGGGTTCGTCTTTGGTGGATCTACAGCAGCTTACCAG GTAGAAGGTGCATGGAACGTAGATGGTAGAGGACCAAGCATATGGGACACCTTCACCCACAACCATCCAG AAAAAATCGATGATCGCAGCAATGGAGATGTCGCCATTGATCAATACCACCTCTATAAG AAAGATGTAGCAATTATGAAGGATATGAAGTTGGATGCTTATAGGTTCTCTATCTCATGGCCCAGATTGTTACCAA ATGGCACGCTGAGTGGGGGTGTCAACAGGAAGGGAATTGAATACTACGACAATCTCATCAATGAACTCCTTCGCAATG GCATACAGCCATTTGTGACAATCTTTCACTGGGATGTTCCCCAAGCGTTAGAAGATGCATATGGTGGTTTCTTAAGCCCTCGTATTGT CGATGACTTTAAAGACTACgcagaactttgtttttcactttttggTGATCGAGTGAAGCACTGGATCACATTGAATGAACCATATACCATCAGTAACCATGGTTATACAATCGGGATGTACGCACCGGGACGATGCTCTGCTTGGCAAGACCCAACCTGCCTTGGTGGAGATTCGGGTACTGAACCCTATTTGGTAACACACTACCAACTCCTTGCTCATGCAGCTGCTGTAAAAGTGTACAAAGATAAATTTCAG GCATATCAAAATGGGGTGATAGGAATAACACTATTGTCACATTGGTTTGAGCCTGCCTCAGATGCAAAGGAAGATATAGATGCTGCAAATCGAGCTATGGATTTTATGTTTGGATG GTTTATGGATCCAATTACAAGAGGGGACTACCCGTACACCATGCAAGGCCTTGTTAAAGAACGATTGCCAAAATTCACGGAAGAAGAATCCAAGATGTTAACTGggtcttttgattttgttggattgaaCTATTATACTGCTCTATATGCAACTGATGTACCTAAGAATTATTCTAAACCTGCAAGTTACTTATACGATCCACATGTTATTACACTGA CTGAACGTGATGGCATTCCTATTGGTCCTCAG GCTGCTTCAGACTGGTTATATGTTTATCCGAAAGGAATTCACGATTTTATACTCTACACGAAGAATAAGTATGGTGATCCAATCATTTACATTACTGAGAATG GCGTTGATGAGTTCAATGATTCCAACTTATCACTAGATGATGCCCTCCATGATCCATTTAGGATTGACTACTACAATCGCCACCTTTGTTACGTTCATGCAGCAATCAAGTAA